Proteins co-encoded in one Pseudochaenichthys georgianus chromosome 22, fPseGeo1.2, whole genome shotgun sequence genomic window:
- the mgst3b gene encoding microsomal glutathione S-transferase 3b codes for MVMLTVLPSNFGYAIFTYLYSWIMLGYLAVKVGGARKKFDVKYPTMYSDTHQVFNCIQRAHQNTLEVYAQWLVFQTIAALVYPLSASVLGAIWVTSRFSYAWGYYTGDPSKRMYGAYGYIGFFGVIFLSISVALQLLGVY; via the exons ATGGTTATGCTAACTGTGCTACCGTCCAACTTTGGATATGCCATATTTACATACCTCTACAGCTGGATCATGCTGGGGTATTTAGCAGTCAAGGTTGGGGGTGCGAGGAAGAAATTCGATGTTAAG TATCCCACTATGTACAGTGACACGCATCAGGTATTCAACTGCATCCAGAGAGCCCATCAGAACACCCTGGAGGTGTATGCTCAGTGGCTGGTTTTCCAGACCATTGCAGCCCTTGTGTATCCA TTGTCAGCGTCTGTTCTGGGGGCTATTTGGGTGACCAGCAGGTTCTCCTATGCCTGGGGCTACTACACAGGAG ATCCATCTAAGAGGATGTACGGAGCCTACGGCTACATTGGATTCTTTGGCGTCATCTTCCTGTCCATATCTGTAGCCCTGCAGTTGCTTGGAGTCTATTAA